The Pochonia chlamydosporia 170 chromosome 1, whole genome shotgun sequence genome window below encodes:
- a CDS encoding methyltransferase MppJ (similar to Pyrenophora tritici-repentis Pt-1C-BFP XP_001942164.1), whose translation MGSISCDSERAVAGIFNSAVAAWAIGPAWELGLLDELRNNRVLNAKKFAQQNNLHSGSTEGMVAALAIAHIVTRDGDNIIPGPLFDETYRSKSLFHWLCLGSGELFSKMQYHLRNENRKGEDYYTRDAAAIAYACRDINTYYFDPAFWAAMGGLGYDFKSVVDLGCGSGKRLMQILDSYPGTKAIGVDLASPSLQVAAAEAKQLGYGGRLNFVEGDARNLQYREEFAEVDLLTCFMMGHDFWPRESCIKTLRRLHDSFPNVKRFVLGDATRILLNSKGSRTAVPESNVPIFTLGFELGHEMMGVYMPTMDEWDSVFETSGWRCVKKHPIPNLTLSIVFVLERL comes from the coding sequence ATGGGTTCCATCAGTTGCGACTCGGAGcgtgctgttgctggcatcTTCAACTCGGCCGTTGCCGCCTGGGCAATCGGCCCTGCTTGGGAGCTAGGTCTTTTGGATGAATTGCGAAACAACAGAGTGCTCAATGCCAAAAAGTTTGCCCAGCAAAATAACCTGCACAGCGGGTCGACTGAGGGAATGGTGGCTGCTTTGGCGATTGCCCACATCGTCACCCGAGATGGCGATAACATCATTCCTGGGCCGCTCTTTGACGAGACGTACCGCTCCAAGTCACTCTTCCATTGGCTATGCCTTGGATCAGGCGAGCTCTTTTCCAAGATGCAGTATCATCTCCGCAACGAGAACCGCAAGGGAGAAGATTATTACACCCGagacgccgccgccattgcctaTGCTTGCCGGGACATCAACACATATTACTTTGACCCGGCCTTCTGGGCAGCTATGGGTGGTCTTGGCTACGATTTCAAGTCAGTTGTTGACCTCGGGTGCGGCAGCGGCAAGCGCCTCATGCAGATTCTGGACAGTTATCCTGGCACCAAGGCTATTGGCGTCGACTTGGCCAGCCCATCTCTTCaggttgccgccgccgaagccaAGCAGCTTGGCTATGGTGGTCGTCTCAATTTTGTCGAAGGCGATGCCCGCAACCTTCAATACCGCGAGGAGTTCGCCGAGGTTGATCTTTTGACCTGCTTCATGATGGGACACGATTTCTGGCCACGAGAAAGCTGCATCAAGACATTGCGACGTCTGCATGACTCCTTTCCCAATGTCAAGCGCTTCGTGCTCGGTGACGCCACTAGGATCCTGTTGAACTCCAAGGGTTCCCGGACTGCTGTTCCCGAGAGCAACGTTCCCATTTTCACGCTAGGATTCGAGCTCGGCCATGAAATGATGGGCGTGTATATGCCCACGATGGATGAGTGGGACAGCGTCTTTGAAACGAGTGGATGGCGATGTGTCAAGAAGCATCCTATTCCCAATTTGACATTGTCTATAGTATTTGTTTTGGAACGACTATGA
- a CDS encoding thioesterase domain-containing protein yields the protein MFLDAPNPTQLQFVPPRKRANPPPPLILIHDGGGTTFSYFLLGNLHRDVWAIHNPKHGDDSVWEGGIDGMAKHYISLILQAGITGSIVLGGWSFGGYMSIAIARLLADDSSVNLQIAGLLIIDAPYHRSVSDDMLDEYENEREGTPEPFFKDSSNPLMQKSFESTCLMLVCWDLPSWDAPVCQGRTMHVVLPQRSFILQQGDVLHKPLGGAWKPVTTATHPPPTVNVENPATVPPAVMLRCTQPTRGVYDEFRDEKLLGWESRYPEFIKAVIDIDAEHYTVFDKFDSAKMKNLTLQVKDGLRILDNMRVFSE from the exons ATGTTCCTAGACGCCCCAAATCCCACGCAGTTACAATTCGTGCCGCCTAGGAAGAGAGCTaatccaccacctcctctCATTTTAATCCATGATGGCGGAGGTACAACTTTCAGTTACTTCCTCCTTGGAAACCTGCATCGGGATGTATGGGCCATCCACAATCCGAAGCATGGGGACGATTCCGTATGGGAAGGAGGTATAGATGGAATGGCCAAGCACTATATTTCTCTCATTCTGCAGGCCGGAATCACTGGATCCATTGTGTTGGGAG GTTGGTCTTTCGGTGGCTATATGTCCATCGCGATTGCGAGGTTGTTAGCAGATGACTCGTCTGTCAATCTCCAGATTGCCGGATTGCTCATTATTGATGCCCCGTACCATCGTTCCGTGTCCGACGATATGCTAGACGAGTACGAAAATGAGCGGGAGGGAACCCCGGAGCCCTTCTTCAAGGACAGCAGTAACCCGCTGATGCAGAAGTCTTTCGAGAGCACATGTCTCATGCTGGTGTGCTGGGACCTGCCGAGCTGGGATGCCCCAGTATGCCAGGGAAGAACGATGCATGTTGTGTTGCCCCAGAGATCTTTCATTCTGCAACAGGGCGACGTACTTCATAAACCTCTTGGCGGTGCCTGGAAACCCGTGACAACGGCGACACACCCGCCACCTACTGTTAATGTGGAAAATCCTGCGACTGTGCCACCAGCTGTCATGCTACGCTGCACGCAGCCAACTCGAGGTGTCTACGATGAATTCCGGGACGAAAAGCTCCTCGGCTGGGAATCGAGGTATCCTGAGTTTATCAAAGCTGTTATTGATATCGATGCCGAGCACTACACCGTGTTTGACAAGTTTGATAGCGCCAAG ATGAAAAACTTGACATTACAAGTGAAAGACGGCCTCCGTATCCTGGACAATATGCGAGTATTCTCTGAATGA